In the Candidatus Krumholzibacteriia bacterium genome, one interval contains:
- the truA gene encoding tRNA pseudouridine(38-40) synthase TruA yields the protein MAAPNSSESTPCALVARIELAYDGTDFHGWQIQPGRVRTVQGELVAALERLVPLSGLPPGAGRTDAGVHARGQVCSVPLADAALLPRIQRALPHMMPDDVAIRSVAGAPPDFHARFGARGRRYVYRFTTERDPFLRRNHLRIDPRTDVGAMATACEPLMGDHDCTSLCRTASLEPGRTLCRIRRAALHWDGAVGHLEIEADRFLHSMVRIVVGTLLEVGAGRRPVDTFREVLAARDRRTAGGTAPPHGLCLERVDYDEPPPAATEG from the coding sequence ATGGCTGCGCCGAATTCGTCCGAATCCACTCCCTGTGCGCTGGTCGCGCGGATCGAACTCGCCTACGACGGAACCGACTTCCACGGCTGGCAGATCCAGCCGGGGCGGGTGCGGACGGTCCAGGGCGAGCTCGTGGCGGCGCTGGAGCGTCTGGTTCCGCTATCGGGTCTGCCGCCGGGAGCGGGCCGCACCGATGCCGGCGTGCACGCGCGCGGTCAGGTGTGCTCGGTGCCACTGGCCGACGCGGCCCTGCTGCCCCGGATCCAGCGGGCATTGCCGCACATGATGCCCGACGACGTCGCGATCCGGTCGGTGGCGGGCGCCCCGCCCGACTTCCACGCCCGCTTCGGAGCGCGGGGCCGGCGCTACGTCTACCGTTTCACCACCGAACGCGACCCCTTCCTGCGGCGCAATCACCTGCGGATCGATCCGCGGACCGACGTGGGGGCCATGGCCACCGCGTGCGAGCCGCTGATGGGCGACCACGACTGCACCAGCCTGTGCCGGACCGCGTCGCTGGAGCCCGGCCGCACCCTGTGCCGGATCCGGCGGGCGGCGCTGCACTGGGACGGGGCCGTGGGTCACCTCGAGATCGAGGCCGACCGGTTCCTCCATTCGATGGTTCGGATCGTGGTCGGTACATTGTTGGAGGTCGGGGCCGGGCGGCGCCCGGTCGACACCTTCCGCGAGGTTCTGGCCGCGCGCGACCGGCGGACGGCCGGAGGCACCGCACCCCCGCACGGGCTCTGTCTGGAGCGCGTGGACTACGACGAGCCGCCGCCGGCGGCCACCGAAGGTTGA